Proteins encoded in a region of the Dorea longicatena genome:
- the arcC gene encoding carbamate kinase, with translation MKKRVVVALGHRALGTTLPEQKEAVKKTAKVIGDLIEKGYQVAITHSNAPQVGMIHTAMNEFAKEHEDYTAAPMSVCSAMSQGYIGYDLQNAIREELMNRGIYRTVSTVLTQVIVDPYDEAFYTPTKVLGRYMDAEEASAERKKGNYVVEEPGKGFRRIVSAPNPVNIVEIDAIKALLDADQVVIACGGGGIPVLEQDHRLKGASAVIEKDLTAGKMAEETDADELIILTSVEKVKINMDRPEEEELGEISVAQAKEYMEEGHFGKYNMYPKFRAAVEFLEKREGRSALITSFDKFDEALKGKTGTVIR, from the coding sequence ATGAAAAAAAGAGTTGTAGTTGCATTAGGACACAGAGCACTTGGTACGACATTACCAGAACAGAAAGAGGCAGTAAAGAAGACTGCGAAAGTTATCGGTGATTTGATTGAAAAAGGATATCAGGTTGCAATTACACACAGTAATGCACCTCAGGTTGGTATGATCCATACAGCAATGAATGAATTTGCCAAAGAACATGAAGATTATACGGCAGCACCAATGTCTGTATGTTCTGCTATGAGTCAGGGCTATATCGGATACGACCTTCAGAATGCAATCCGTGAAGAATTGATGAATCGTGGTATTTACAGAACTGTCAGTACAGTTCTGACACAGGTGATCGTTGATCCGTACGATGAAGCGTTCTATACACCAACAAAAGTTCTGGGACGTTATATGGATGCAGAAGAGGCAAGTGCCGAGCGCAAAAAAGGTAATTATGTAGTAGAAGAGCCTGGAAAAGGATTCCGCCGTATTGTATCTGCACCGAATCCGGTCAACATCGTAGAGATTGATGCGATCAAAGCATTACTGGATGCAGATCAGGTTGTTATAGCCTGCGGAGGAGGCGGTATTCCGGTACTGGAACAGGATCATCGCCTGAAAGGAGCAAGTGCCGTAATCGAAAAAGATCTGACTGCAGGAAAGATGGCAGAAGAGACAGATGCCGATGAACTGATCATTCTGACAAGTGTTGAGAAAGTTAAGATCAACATGGACAGACCGGAAGAGGAAGAGCTTGGAGAGATCAGCGTCGCTCAGGCAAAAGAATACATGGAAGAAGGACATTTTGGAAAATATAACATGTATCCAAAATTCAGAGCAGCAGTTGAATTCCTCGAAAAGAGAGAAGGAAGAAGTGCGCTGATCACATCATTTGACAAATTCGATGAAGCACTTAAGGGAAAAACCGGTACAGTGATTAGATAA